In Streptomyces sp. NBC_00414, a single window of DNA contains:
- a CDS encoding MetQ/NlpA family ABC transporter substrate-binding protein has translation MRNAVKLTTAVLAAGALTLGLTACGSDKDDASDTSGPLIVAASPVPHAEILTYVKDNLAKDAGLDLQVKEFTDYVLPNTATEDGSVGANYFQNQPYLDDFNKKNGTHIVPVVTVHLEPLGLYSNKIKKADELKSGATVAVPNDTVNEARALKLLDANGIITLKDGAGNDATPKDIAKNPKNLKFKELEAAQTPRSLDDVDAAVINGNYAIESDLKPSDDALVLESADDNPYGNFLAVKEGNEDDPRVKKLAKLLTSAEVKKFIEDKYAGSVIASF, from the coding sequence GTGCGTAACGCCGTAAAGCTCACCACCGCTGTCCTCGCCGCCGGAGCCCTCACCCTGGGCCTCACGGCCTGCGGCTCGGACAAGGACGACGCCTCCGACACCAGCGGACCGCTGATCGTCGCCGCCAGTCCGGTTCCCCACGCGGAGATCCTCACCTACGTGAAGGACAACCTCGCGAAGGACGCGGGACTCGATCTGCAGGTCAAGGAGTTCACGGACTACGTCCTGCCGAACACCGCGACCGAGGACGGCTCGGTCGGCGCCAACTACTTCCAGAACCAGCCGTACCTCGACGACTTCAACAAGAAGAACGGCACCCACATCGTGCCCGTCGTCACGGTGCACCTGGAGCCGCTCGGCCTCTACTCCAACAAGATCAAGAAGGCCGACGAGCTGAAGAGCGGTGCGACGGTCGCCGTCCCGAACGACACGGTCAACGAGGCGCGGGCGCTCAAGCTCCTCGACGCCAACGGGATCATCACGCTCAAGGACGGCGCGGGCAACGACGCGACCCCCAAGGACATCGCGAAGAACCCGAAGAACCTGAAGTTCAAGGAGCTGGAGGCGGCCCAGACCCCGCGCTCCCTGGACGACGTCGACGCCGCGGTGATCAACGGCAACTACGCCATCGAGTCCGACCTCAAGCCCTCCGACGACGCCCTCGTCCTGGAGTCCGCCGACGACAACCCGTACGGCAACTTCCTCGCCGTCAAGGAGGGCAACGAGGACGACCCGCGCGTCAAGAAGCTCGCCAAGCTCCTGACCTCGGCCGAGGTCAAGAAGTTCATCGAGGACAAGTACGCCGGTTCCGTCATCGCGTCGTTCTGA